One stretch of Streptococcus australis DNA includes these proteins:
- a CDS encoding type IV secretion system DNA-binding domain-containing protein has translation MTSQSRDVLNQSYLQSYLLQSLNMALGALMQGETSYTNSFNIVIQEDGFVFVPRLPCAYILDDDLYKKIFLIANASLYPQFTLLKQNATYFVPLETDDLHIQRGLFFPWQRGISERLAIPDLDKFSARLPHGKIPIMKHFELNLERINHWAIAGSSGSGKSYALTYFLSVLKHMSDLIIIDPKFDTPSRWARENQIAVIHPVENRSKSDFVSQVNEQLSQCTNLIQKRQAILYDNPNHQFTHLTIVIDEVLALSEGVNKNIKEAFFSLLSQIALLGRATKIHLFLVSQRFDHNTIPISVREQLNVVLQIGNINQKTTQFLFPDLDPEGIVIPIGHGTGIIRVIDNEHPYQVLPLLCPTYYTKRGIL, from the coding sequence ATGACTTCACAATCTCGTGATGTGCTGAACCAATCTTACCTGCAATCTTACCTGCTCCAGAGCCTAAACATGGCTCTGGGGGCTTTAATGCAGGGAGAAACTAGCTACACCAATTCTTTTAATATTGTCATTCAAGAAGACGGCTTTGTTTTTGTCCCTCGTCTGCCATGTGCCTATATCCTTGATGATGACTTGTACAAGAAAATCTTTCTGATTGCCAATGCTTCACTTTATCCACAATTCACGCTCCTAAAACAAAATGCTACCTATTTTGTCCCTCTAGAAACGGATGACTTACACATTCAACGTGGTTTATTCTTCCCTTGGCAAAGAGGAATTTCAGAACGTTTAGCGATTCCTGATTTGGATAAGTTTTCAGCCAGATTACCACATGGGAAAATCCCTATCATGAAGCACTTTGAACTCAACCTGGAAAGGATAAACCATTGGGCTATAGCAGGTTCGTCGGGTTCTGGGAAATCGTACGCTCTCACTTACTTTTTGAGTGTACTGAAGCATATGTCTGACTTAATTATCATTGACCCTAAATTCGATACACCAAGTCGTTGGGCAAGAGAAAATCAAATTGCGGTTATCCATCCTGTCGAAAATCGTTCAAAATCTGATTTTGTTTCACAGGTCAATGAACAATTAAGTCAGTGCACAAACCTCATTCAGAAACGACAAGCTATTTTGTATGATAACCCCAATCATCAATTTACTCATCTAACCATTGTTATTGATGAAGTCCTAGCTTTATCCGAGGGAGTCAATAAGAATATCAAAGAAGCCTTTTTCTCCCTACTCTCTCAGATTGCCTTACTAGGACGTGCTACCAAAATCCATCTGTTTTTGGTAAGCCAGCGTTTTGACCACAATACTATTCCAATTTCCGTTAGGGAACAGCTAAACGTAGTGTTGCAAATTGGAAATATCAATCAGAAAACTACTCAATTTTTATTTCCAGACCTAGACCCAGAGGGTATTGTTATTCCAATAGGACATGGGACAGGTATCATTCGAGTTATCGATAATGAACATCCCTACCAAGTTCTGCCCTTACTCTGTCCAACCTACTACACTAAACGAGGTATTCTATGA
- a CDS encoding RNA polymerase sigma factor yields MSNKVKERRERKIEEAIKAKNWDEVTRLLQQEQSNAERRDRYHHKRSMEEYISRNDGKRRERYEVVASSDLNPEEALILEELRQAIREAKAALSEIDSKIVEMIAEQGSSYKETARYITEHYKKMSDVTVKSHYCKALKKLAPLLKAYR; encoded by the coding sequence ATGAGCAATAAAGTCAAAGAACGCCGTGAGCGTAAAATCGAAGAAGCTATTAAAGCTAAAAATTGGGACGAAGTAACCCGTTTGCTTCAACAAGAACAAAGTAACGCAGAACGCCGTGATCGTTACCACCATAAACGAAGCATGGAAGAATACATATCTCGTAATGACGGAAAACGGCGTGAACGCTATGAAGTAGTTGCAAGTTCTGATTTGAATCCTGAGGAAGCTTTAATTCTAGAAGAGTTAAGACAAGCTATTCGTGAAGCTAAAGCAGCCCTATCAGAAATTGACAGTAAGATTGTTGAAATGATAGCGGAACAAGGTTCAAGCTATAAAGAAACGGCTCGCTATATCACTGAACATTATAAGAAAATGAGTGATGTAACTGTTAAATCCCATTATTGTAAAGCGCTAAAAAAATTAGCTCCTTTATTAAAAGCTTACCGCTAA